Proteins found in one Geomonas subterranea genomic segment:
- the larC gene encoding nickel pincer cofactor biosynthesis protein LarC has protein sequence MKVLYFDCFAGIAGDMTVAGLIELGLPLETLQRELSSLPLCGYTLESRKVERLGVAGTSFKVTLTEEDQPHRHYSGISAMIGKSELKPRVKELSQRIFLKLAQAEAGVHGVPLERVHFHEVGAVDSIVDIVGTAIGLDYLGIDRVCASGLPYGHGFVKTAHGLLPVPAPATAKLMEGIPLTADIGPGERVTPTGAAIVAALADSFGPPPVMTVEGTGYGAGEKDFPELPNLLRLVLGETAGSREAREVLVLETHIDDMPAEIFGFLMERLMEAGALDVAFSPLQMKKNRPGTGLTVIARPGDLEKLSGIILSESSAIGLRYYPASRITLPRSCETRATSLGGVRVKVLGNGRVTPEYESCREIALQKGMPLLEVYRTVERECGDK, from the coding sequence ATGAAGGTACTGTATTTCGACTGCTTCGCGGGTATCGCGGGCGACATGACCGTGGCAGGGCTCATCGAACTCGGGCTCCCGCTGGAGACGCTGCAACGGGAACTCTCCTCGTTGCCGCTTTGCGGCTACACGCTGGAAAGCCGCAAGGTGGAGCGCCTCGGCGTCGCCGGAACCTCCTTCAAGGTCACCCTCACCGAAGAGGACCAGCCGCACCGCCACTACTCCGGCATCTCGGCGATGATCGGGAAATCGGAGCTCAAACCGCGGGTCAAGGAACTCTCCCAGCGCATCTTCCTGAAGCTGGCGCAGGCCGAGGCGGGCGTGCACGGCGTGCCGCTGGAGCGGGTGCACTTCCACGAGGTGGGCGCCGTCGACTCCATCGTCGACATCGTCGGGACCGCCATCGGGCTCGATTACCTGGGGATCGACCGGGTCTGCGCCTCGGGGCTTCCCTACGGGCACGGCTTCGTGAAGACCGCCCACGGCCTCCTTCCCGTCCCGGCGCCCGCCACCGCGAAGCTCATGGAGGGGATCCCGCTCACCGCCGACATCGGCCCCGGGGAACGGGTCACCCCGACCGGCGCGGCCATCGTGGCGGCGCTCGCCGACAGCTTCGGCCCGCCACCGGTCATGACGGTCGAGGGGACCGGTTACGGTGCCGGTGAAAAGGATTTTCCCGAACTCCCCAACCTGCTCCGGCTGGTGCTCGGTGAAACTGCCGGCTCCAGGGAGGCCCGGGAGGTGCTGGTCCTTGAGACCCACATCGACGACATGCCCGCCGAGATCTTCGGCTTCCTCATGGAGCGCCTCATGGAGGCGGGGGCGCTGGACGTCGCCTTCTCGCCGCTGCAGATGAAGAAGAACCGCCCGGGCACGGGGCTCACGGTGATCGCGAGACCGGGGGACCTGGAGAAGCTTTCCGGCATCATCCTCTCGGAGTCGAGCGCCATCGGCCTGCGCTACTACCCGGCCAGCCGGATCACCCTCCCCCGCAGCTGCGAAACCCGCGCGACGTCGCTGGGCGGGGTGCGGGTCAAGGTACTCGGTAACGGGCGGGTGACGCCGGAATACGAGTCGTGCCGGGAGATCGCCCTTCAGAAGGGAATGCCGCTTCTCGAGGTGTACCGGACCGTGGAGAGGGAGTGCGGCGACAAATGA
- a CDS encoding phosphatidylglycerophosphatase A family protein, with protein MKAFVIISATWFGTGFSPFASGTVGTLGAIPFFLLLSGMPLWLYLITTAAFTLFACWCAGFGEELWGEHDSGKIVIDEVAGYLVTMTAVPATWQGILAGFIMFRIFDILKPQPARWFDRSLKNGYGVVLDDIAAGVYACAATHLALRLL; from the coding sequence ATGAAAGCATTCGTGATCATCTCCGCCACCTGGTTCGGCACCGGCTTTTCCCCCTTCGCCTCCGGGACCGTCGGGACGCTCGGCGCGATCCCCTTTTTCCTGCTCCTCTCGGGCATGCCGCTGTGGCTCTACCTCATCACCACGGCCGCCTTCACCCTGTTCGCCTGCTGGTGCGCGGGCTTTGGCGAGGAGCTGTGGGGGGAGCACGACTCGGGCAAGATCGTGATCGACGAGGTCGCCGGGTACCTGGTGACCATGACCGCGGTCCCGGCGACGTGGCAGGGGATCCTCGCCGGGTTCATCATGTTCCGCATCTTCGATATCCTGAAGCCGCAGCCGGCGCGCTGGTTCGACCGCTCGCTGAAAAACGGCTACGGCGTGGTGCTGGACGATATCGCCGCCGGGGTCTACGCCTGCGCCGCCACGCACCTGGCGCTGAGGCTTTTGTGA
- a CDS encoding glucose 1-dehydrogenase, protein MAQGEKKMVALVTGAARGIGRGIAQRLLAEGYAVVLADIDGAAVAGAAAALGAPDAVLALEADVADEQPVQALVARALERFGRLDLLVNNAALARAHAAPVHELSLTEWNRVIGTNLTGVFLCTKHAVPHLKESRGSIVNIASTRALQSEPDTEAYSASKGGVVALTHALAMSLGPEIRVNCVSPGWIHNGDEAELRPVDHQQHPAGRVGRAGDIAELVLYLASPRAGFITGQNFVVDGGMTRKMIYEE, encoded by the coding sequence ATGGCACAGGGGGAGAAGAAGATGGTGGCGCTGGTGACGGGAGCCGCGCGCGGGATCGGCAGGGGAATCGCGCAGCGGCTACTTGCGGAAGGGTATGCCGTGGTGCTGGCCGATATCGACGGCGCAGCGGTTGCCGGGGCGGCGGCCGCACTCGGCGCACCTGATGCGGTCCTGGCGCTGGAGGCGGACGTCGCTGACGAACAGCCGGTGCAGGCGCTCGTCGCGCGGGCGCTGGAGCGCTTCGGGCGGCTGGACCTCCTGGTGAACAACGCGGCGCTGGCCCGGGCCCACGCGGCGCCGGTGCACGAGCTATCCCTCACCGAGTGGAACCGCGTCATCGGCACCAACCTGACCGGCGTCTTCCTCTGCACCAAGCACGCGGTGCCGCACCTCAAAGAGAGTCGGGGCAGCATCGTCAACATCGCCTCCACGCGCGCTCTGCAGTCGGAGCCGGATACGGAGGCCTACTCGGCGAGCAAAGGGGGCGTCGTTGCCCTCACCCACGCCCTCGCCATGAGCCTCGGGCCTGAGATCCGCGTCAACTGCGTGAGTCCCGGCTGGATTCACAACGGCGACGAGGCGGAACTGCGACCGGTGGACCATCAACAGCATCCGGCGGGGCGGGTCGGCCGCGCCGGGGACATCGCGGAGCTCGTGCTCTACCTCGCCTCGCCGCGCGCCGGTTTCATCACCGGCCAGAATTTCGTGGTCGACGGCGGCATGACCCGGAAGATGATCTACGAGGAATAG
- a CDS encoding competence/damage-inducible protein A: MKIAILSIGDELLTGEVTDTNASHIADRLYDCGARVFRHITVPDDEEAIVQALGDLALVSDAVIVTGGLGPTPDDYTAQAAARAAGVELELSQTALDHLAAFEKRIAKPLHPANRRQALVPKGCRLIPNPLGTACGFVVAIGSAELFFLPGVPFEMERMLAETVLPELAKRLPAPWRRITLKVFGIPEAAISERLHGAIPEGGGVELAYCVKYPEIHVILRAAAKDEAPLREGAAEVRQRLARFLFAEGADTMDDVLARLFRESGLTLALAESCTGGLIAARITAVAGSSAYFLEGNVTYSNAAKSRMLQVPPGLIEGHGAVSAEVAGAMAQGAREAAGSDLALSVTGIAGPDGGTEDKPVGTVYIALADGGTCRVERCNFQGDRTRVRAITCFTALNMLREYLLIRHGAAVPD, encoded by the coding sequence GTGAAGATCGCCATCCTTTCCATAGGGGACGAGCTCCTCACCGGCGAGGTGACCGACACCAACGCGAGCCACATCGCGGACCGGCTCTACGACTGCGGCGCCCGGGTCTTCAGGCACATCACGGTACCGGACGACGAGGAGGCGATCGTGCAGGCCCTTGGCGACCTGGCCCTCGTCAGCGATGCCGTCATCGTCACCGGCGGGCTCGGCCCCACGCCCGACGACTACACGGCGCAGGCGGCGGCGCGGGCCGCAGGAGTCGAGCTGGAACTATCGCAAACGGCGCTGGACCACCTGGCCGCATTCGAAAAGAGGATCGCGAAGCCGCTGCACCCGGCCAACCGCCGCCAGGCGCTGGTCCCTAAGGGGTGCCGGCTGATCCCGAACCCCCTCGGAACCGCCTGCGGTTTCGTGGTCGCCATCGGGAGCGCCGAACTCTTCTTCCTCCCCGGCGTCCCCTTCGAGATGGAGCGGATGCTGGCGGAAACGGTGCTCCCCGAGCTGGCGAAACGGCTCCCGGCGCCGTGGCGGAGGATCACCCTGAAGGTTTTCGGCATCCCGGAAGCGGCCATATCGGAGCGCCTGCACGGCGCCATCCCGGAAGGGGGGGGCGTGGAGCTCGCCTACTGCGTGAAGTACCCGGAGATCCACGTGATATTGCGGGCGGCCGCCAAGGACGAGGCCCCGCTCCGGGAAGGGGCCGCCGAGGTAAGACAGCGGCTCGCCCGGTTCCTCTTCGCCGAGGGCGCCGATACCATGGACGACGTGCTGGCGCGCCTGTTCCGGGAGAGCGGCCTCACCCTGGCGCTGGCCGAATCCTGCACCGGCGGCTTGATCGCCGCGCGCATCACCGCCGTGGCCGGAAGCTCCGCCTACTTCCTGGAAGGAAACGTGACCTACAGCAACGCCGCCAAGAGCCGGATGCTGCAGGTGCCGCCCGGGCTGATCGAGGGGCACGGGGCGGTCAGCGCCGAAGTCGCCGGCGCCATGGCCCAAGGCGCACGCGAGGCCGCCGGCAGCGACCTGGCCCTCTCGGTGACCGGCATCGCCGGGCCGGACGGCGGCACGGAGGACAAACCGGTCGGCACCGTGTACATCGCGCTGGCCGACGGCGGGACGTGCCGGGTCGAACGCTGCAACTTCCAGGGAGACCGGACCCGGGTCCGCGCCATCACCTGCTTCACCGCGCTCAACATGCTGCGCGAATACCTCCTCATCCGCCACGGAGCAGCGGTCCCCGACTGA
- a CDS encoding LTA synthase family protein — MPQRRLGLVAFVSCIFLAVSTATRVMLMAMTPKGAGLKLSLILKAAATGFYFDLATLAYAIVPLALYLILVPRRVATHRWHLWVVRVLFALLLGVLIFDVCAEFIFFDEFGTRFNFIAIDYLVYTQEVVGNIRESYPLTAIFSGIGAVAAAISWILRKPLARGAELTFNGAYHRTGALLLLPVVLSYGAVNISQSAISKNNYANEIAGNGVYNLFAAFINNELPFTRFYRTLPQNQVNARLRTLVAERNNSFVDPKSERFTRAIHGEGAEKRLNVVVVIEESLSAEYLGVFGNKKGLTPNLDRLASQSLFFTNLYANGTRTVRGLEALTLSVPPLPGTSIVKRPNNGGFRSWGEIMNSKGYQSKYIYAGHGYFDNMNAFFSANGYSIVDRTDFAKDEITFANVWGVCDEDLFRKVIREGTKSYEAGKPFFSMVMTTSNHRPFTYPSGRIDIPPKKGRNGGVKYADYAIGRLIAEASSKPWFKDTIFVIVADHCAGSAGKSDIPIKRYEIPLLVYSPAHIKPARMEKMMSQIDVAPTVLGLMNMSYKSDFLGRDALKDSGQPPRAFISTYQKLGYLTENELLVLGPRQYAAQYKVDRKTGDAKGEPVTGNMLADMLAYYQGADYLYQHRLNRIR, encoded by the coding sequence ATGCCGCAACGCCGACTGGGGCTCGTCGCCTTCGTCTCCTGTATCTTCCTCGCCGTTTCCACCGCCACCCGCGTCATGCTGATGGCCATGACTCCCAAAGGGGCCGGACTCAAGCTCTCGCTGATTCTGAAGGCCGCGGCGACCGGTTTTTACTTCGACCTCGCCACGCTCGCCTATGCCATCGTGCCGCTGGCGCTCTACCTGATCCTGGTCCCGCGTCGGGTGGCCACGCACCGCTGGCACCTGTGGGTGGTGCGCGTTCTCTTCGCCCTGTTGCTGGGTGTGCTCATCTTCGACGTCTGCGCCGAGTTCATCTTCTTCGACGAGTTCGGCACCCGCTTCAACTTCATCGCCATCGATTACCTGGTCTACACCCAGGAGGTGGTCGGCAATATCCGCGAGTCGTACCCGCTGACGGCGATCTTCTCCGGCATCGGCGCAGTCGCAGCCGCGATCTCCTGGATTTTGAGAAAGCCGCTCGCGCGCGGTGCCGAACTCACCTTCAACGGCGCCTACCACCGCACCGGCGCGCTGCTGCTGCTTCCCGTCGTCCTCTCCTACGGCGCGGTCAACATCTCCCAGTCCGCCATATCGAAGAACAACTACGCCAACGAGATCGCCGGCAACGGGGTCTACAACCTGTTCGCCGCCTTCATAAACAACGAACTCCCCTTCACCAGGTTCTACCGCACCCTGCCGCAAAACCAGGTGAACGCGCGGCTTAGGACCCTGGTCGCGGAGAGGAACAACAGCTTCGTCGATCCCAAGTCCGAGCGCTTCACCCGCGCCATTCACGGCGAAGGGGCGGAGAAGCGCCTGAACGTCGTGGTGGTGATCGAGGAAAGTCTTTCCGCCGAGTACCTGGGGGTGTTCGGTAACAAGAAGGGGCTGACCCCGAACCTGGACCGCCTGGCCTCCCAGTCGCTGTTCTTCACCAACCTCTACGCCAATGGCACCCGCACCGTGCGCGGGCTTGAGGCCCTCACCCTCTCGGTCCCGCCGCTCCCCGGCACCTCGATCGTGAAACGCCCCAACAACGGAGGGTTCCGCTCCTGGGGCGAGATCATGAACTCCAAGGGATACCAGTCCAAGTACATCTACGCCGGGCACGGCTACTTCGACAACATGAACGCCTTCTTCTCGGCGAACGGCTATTCCATCGTGGACCGCACCGACTTCGCCAAGGACGAGATCACCTTCGCCAACGTCTGGGGGGTCTGCGACGAGGACCTGTTCCGCAAGGTGATCAGGGAGGGGACCAAGTCCTACGAGGCGGGCAAGCCCTTCTTCTCCATGGTGATGACCACTTCCAACCACCGCCCCTTCACCTATCCCTCGGGGAGGATCGACATCCCGCCGAAGAAAGGGCGCAACGGCGGGGTCAAGTACGCCGACTACGCCATCGGCCGGCTCATCGCCGAGGCGAGCAGCAAACCATGGTTCAAGGACACCATCTTCGTCATCGTGGCCGACCACTGCGCCGGCAGCGCGGGGAAGTCGGACATCCCCATCAAGAGGTACGAAATCCCGCTGCTGGTCTACTCCCCGGCCCACATCAAGCCGGCCCGGATGGAGAAGATGATGAGCCAGATCGACGTAGCGCCCACCGTGCTCGGCCTGATGAACATGAGCTACAAGAGCGACTTTTTGGGGCGCGATGCGCTGAAGGATTCCGGGCAGCCCCCGCGCGCCTTCATCTCGACGTACCAGAAGCTGGGCTACCTGACCGAGAACGAGCTCCTGGTGCTGGGCCCGCGCCAGTACGCGGCGCAGTACAAGGTGGACCGCAAGACCGGCGACGCCAAGGGTGAGCCGGTTACCGGCAACATGCTGGCGGACATGCTTGCCTACTACCAGGGGGCGGACTACCTGTACCAGCACCGGTTGAACCGGATCCGCTAG
- the larB gene encoding nickel pincer cofactor biosynthesis protein LarB: protein MQNKAIEKVLQEVSEGALEVSQALEKLKHLPFEDLGCATVDHHRTLRQGFPEVIFGQGKSVAQMRTIITALLEKGSNVLATRVNGAKGAKLKEFFPQAVYHADARALTIEQHPVALRGRGKVLVVCAGTSDIPVAAEAVLTAQMMGNEVEKVYDVGVAGLHRLLARRGTLAEASVIIVVAGMEGALPSVVGGLVDKPVIAVPTSVGYGASFGGVAALLGMLNSCAAGVTVVNIDNGFGAAYAASLMNRIHG, encoded by the coding sequence ATGCAAAACAAGGCAATTGAAAAGGTTCTCCAGGAGGTGAGCGAGGGGGCACTCGAGGTCTCCCAAGCCCTGGAGAAACTCAAGCACCTCCCCTTCGAGGACCTGGGCTGCGCCACGGTGGACCATCACCGCACGCTGCGCCAGGGCTTTCCTGAAGTTATCTTCGGGCAGGGCAAGAGCGTCGCCCAGATGCGCACCATCATCACCGCACTCCTGGAAAAGGGAAGCAACGTCCTGGCAACGCGGGTGAACGGCGCCAAGGGGGCGAAGCTCAAGGAGTTCTTCCCGCAGGCCGTCTACCACGCCGACGCCCGCGCGCTCACCATCGAACAGCATCCGGTCGCATTGCGGGGCCGGGGCAAGGTGTTGGTGGTCTGCGCCGGCACCTCGGACATCCCGGTGGCGGCCGAGGCGGTCCTCACCGCGCAGATGATGGGAAACGAGGTGGAGAAGGTCTACGACGTGGGCGTCGCCGGGCTGCACCGCCTGCTGGCGCGGCGCGGCACCCTCGCGGAGGCTTCGGTGATCATCGTGGTGGCGGGGATGGAGGGGGCGCTCCCTTCCGTCGTGGGCGGCCTGGTGGACAAGCCGGTGATCGCGGTGCCGACATCGGTCGGTTACGGCGCCTCCTTCGGCGGCGTGGCGGCCCTGCTCGGCATGCTCAACTCATGCGCCGCCGGGGTCACGGTGGTGAACATAGACAACGGTTTCGGGGCGGCCTACGCGGCAAGCCTCATGAACAGGATTCACGGATGA
- a CDS encoding hybrid sensor histidine kinase/response regulator — translation MSRNEMKTPRPIRSGDSSPGAPPLKSQAVRIVAIYALFGLAWIYGSDSIIDWLVDDKATLLRIAVGKGFVFIICTATLLYFLITRLLDQLAAMDAKRLENLAGLEQKNAHLRLFFESAPASLAMFDRDMRYLQVSRRWLAMYGLGERDLVGLSHYEVFPEVPERWKEFHRRGLAGETLREEADLFVRADGSHQYVRWEIRPWYDAAGAVGGIVIFSEDITERIMFQNALSANERFLRLLTDQLPGLVAYWHSDLTCGFANRTYREWFDKSSEEIIGSGMRELLGEELFAQNEPYVLGALAGEPQHFQRTLVKKDGEVAHVWAHYIPDMVNGSPRGFYVLISDLTELKKGEAERQRLENQLQQAQRMESVGRLAGGVAHDFNNLLTVILGLAQLGMQELGPGHPALVRLEGIRQAAEKSAALTSQLLGFARKQTISPRVLNLNACVEEMLKMLKRLVGEDIDLAWSPGQELWKVRMDPSQLDQILANLCVNARDAIADVGKITIETCNIAFDARYCNAQPDFVPGEYVLLAVSDNGCGMDKETMAQIFEPFFSTKEVGRGTGLGLATVYGIVKQNNGFINTYSEPGEGTTFRIYLPRDTETAAGPSAEAAAAPASGGSETILLVEDEPSILNVAMSLLTLQGYQVLPASTPGEALEAARQYRDRIDLVVTDVVMPEMNGRDLVRRLLPFCPRVKCLYMSGYTANVIAHHGVLDQGVNFISKPFTMNDLAAKVRAVLDAP, via the coding sequence TTGTCCAGAAATGAGATGAAGACCCCGCGCCCCATCCGGTCCGGAGACTCCTCTCCCGGCGCGCCCCCGTTGAAGAGCCAGGCGGTCCGCATCGTCGCCATCTACGCCCTGTTCGGGCTGGCCTGGATCTACGGCTCGGACAGCATCATCGACTGGCTCGTCGACGACAAGGCGACCCTGTTGCGGATCGCCGTGGGCAAAGGCTTCGTTTTCATCATCTGCACGGCCACCCTCCTTTACTTCCTGATCACCCGCCTGCTGGATCAACTCGCCGCGATGGACGCCAAGCGCCTGGAGAACCTGGCCGGCCTGGAGCAGAAAAACGCCCACCTGCGCCTTTTCTTCGAGTCGGCGCCCGCCTCGCTCGCGATGTTCGACCGGGACATGCGCTATCTCCAGGTGAGCCGCCGCTGGCTCGCCATGTACGGACTCGGCGAGCGCGACCTCGTGGGGCTGTCGCACTACGAGGTCTTCCCCGAGGTCCCGGAGCGCTGGAAGGAGTTCCACCGCCGCGGCCTGGCAGGCGAGACGCTACGGGAAGAGGCGGACCTGTTCGTGCGCGCCGACGGGTCGCATCAGTACGTCAGGTGGGAGATCCGTCCCTGGTACGACGCCGCCGGCGCAGTGGGGGGGATCGTCATCTTCAGCGAGGACATCACCGAGCGGATCATGTTCCAGAACGCGCTGAGCGCCAACGAGCGTTTTCTGCGCCTTCTGACCGACCAACTCCCCGGGCTGGTCGCCTACTGGCACAGCGACCTCACCTGCGGCTTCGCCAACAGGACCTACCGTGAGTGGTTCGACAAGAGCTCAGAGGAGATCATCGGATCGGGGATGCGCGAACTGCTTGGGGAGGAACTGTTCGCCCAAAACGAACCGTATGTCCTGGGGGCCCTGGCCGGAGAGCCGCAGCATTTCCAGAGGACGCTCGTAAAGAAGGACGGCGAGGTCGCCCACGTCTGGGCCCACTACATACCCGACATGGTAAACGGCTCCCCCCGCGGCTTCTACGTCCTCATCTCGGATCTGACCGAGCTGAAAAAGGGAGAGGCTGAAAGGCAGCGGCTGGAGAACCAGCTGCAGCAGGCCCAGAGGATGGAGTCCGTTGGAAGGCTCGCGGGTGGAGTCGCGCACGACTTCAACAACCTGCTGACCGTGATCCTCGGGCTGGCCCAGCTGGGGATGCAAGAGCTGGGGCCGGGACACCCGGCGCTGGTGCGGCTGGAGGGTATCCGGCAGGCGGCGGAAAAGTCGGCTGCCCTTACCAGCCAGCTCCTCGGCTTCGCCAGGAAGCAGACCATCTCCCCGAGGGTTCTGAACCTCAACGCCTGCGTGGAAGAGATGCTGAAGATGCTGAAGCGCCTGGTGGGGGAGGATATCGACCTCGCCTGGAGCCCGGGACAGGAGCTCTGGAAGGTGCGCATGGATCCCTCCCAGCTGGACCAGATCCTGGCCAACCTCTGCGTCAACGCCCGCGACGCCATCGCCGACGTCGGCAAGATCACCATCGAGACGTGCAACATCGCGTTTGACGCCAGGTACTGCAACGCGCAACCCGACTTCGTCCCCGGCGAGTACGTTCTCCTCGCGGTGAGCGACAACGGCTGCGGCATGGACAAGGAGACCATGGCCCAGATCTTCGAGCCGTTCTTCTCCACCAAGGAGGTGGGACGGGGCACGGGGCTCGGGCTCGCCACGGTGTACGGCATCGTCAAACAAAACAACGGCTTCATCAACACCTACAGCGAACCGGGCGAAGGGACCACCTTCAGGATCTACCTGCCGCGCGACACGGAGACAGCGGCCGGGCCGAGCGCGGAGGCCGCGGCCGCCCCGGCCTCCGGCGGGAGCGAGACCATCCTCCTGGTCGAGGACGAGCCGAGCATCCTGAACGTCGCCATGTCGCTCCTGACGTTGCAGGGTTACCAGGTGCTGCCGGCATCCACGCCGGGCGAGGCGCTGGAAGCGGCACGCCAGTATCGGGACCGGATCGACCTTGTGGTGACCGACGTGGTGATGCCGGAGATGAACGGGAGGGACCTCGTGCGCAGGTTGCTCCCCTTCTGCCCCCGGGTGAAGTGCCTCTACATGTCGGGTTACACGGCCAACGTGATCGCTCACCACGGCGTGCTGGACCAGGGTGTGAACTTCATCTCCAAGCCTTTCACCATGAACGATTTGGCAGCGAAAGTGCGCGCGGTGCTGGACGCCCCCTAG
- a CDS encoding sensor histidine kinase: MHFAPLLLIVACEPLLLLIEQYTPLSGLLHFGVSVSLAAVLLCFVALFKQREATMVDGLRREIGEMQQEAAKSARRYKSLLEGAGNAIFIFNVETAELEEENRLGRALFGFTKDELRTMAVRDLLDTCEHERLRTFLYQLVRQGEADWDEVRLIRKDGSCFLGEINARLIDLGDEQVAHCLLRDITDKRRTEREIWQRNRELSILNNMLTSMNVGTELKAVQEGTLLELMELFRAEGGTLHLAASEPPSPTLCASMHASPDLAQVLEESLNNPDSFREVSIVPLGDAGAEWGSLTSIPISSQEHLVGVIHLIHRPPHSYAPEELRFMETVGKQMGSIIEQMRLFSELTWKSEELLRSHRLLEKSSHNLSLSESKLKQNLALVERAHLEQVRLDRMKNQFLGMVSHEFNTPLTSIISGVDHLLQQGWSSQEDACRVLEMVRDGGLRLKALVADLLKLIRLESRREGLETSAIHLRMLLENLLDQLQPLFEERGQVVTLRDLDHLPFFQGDCGYLERVFYELLLNAIRFSPEGGEIVVNGRVVQREDLHQRSHTLQRFNPDFLKRCGERCYLEVEVRDCGIGIPLHEQQGIFEIFYEVGDIRHHSSGRRQGKGAGLGLAIVKGMVEAHGGMVWVESDDGSSFFLVLPLEQELIQPALF; encoded by the coding sequence TTGCACTTCGCGCCGCTGTTACTGATAGTCGCCTGCGAACCGCTGCTCCTTTTGATCGAGCAGTACACGCCGCTGTCCGGGTTGCTGCACTTCGGCGTCTCGGTCTCGCTGGCGGCTGTGCTCCTGTGCTTCGTCGCGCTCTTCAAGCAGCGTGAGGCCACCATGGTGGACGGCCTGCGCCGCGAGATCGGAGAGATGCAGCAGGAGGCGGCCAAGAGCGCGCGGCGCTACAAGAGCCTTTTGGAAGGGGCGGGCAACGCCATCTTCATCTTCAACGTGGAAACGGCCGAGCTCGAGGAGGAGAACCGGCTGGGGCGCGCGCTTTTCGGCTTCACCAAGGACGAGCTTCGCACCATGGCGGTGCGCGACCTGCTCGACACCTGCGAGCACGAGCGTCTCCGCACCTTCCTGTACCAGCTGGTGCGGCAGGGGGAGGCCGACTGGGACGAGGTGCGGCTGATACGAAAAGACGGCTCCTGCTTCCTGGGCGAGATCAACGCGCGGCTGATCGACCTCGGGGACGAGCAGGTGGCGCACTGCCTGTTGCGCGACATCACCGACAAGCGCCGCACCGAGCGGGAGATCTGGCAGAGAAACCGCGAACTCTCCATCCTCAACAACATGCTGACCAGCATGAACGTGGGGACCGAGCTGAAGGCGGTGCAGGAAGGGACACTGCTCGAGCTGATGGAGCTGTTCCGTGCCGAAGGGGGAACCCTGCACCTCGCCGCCTCCGAGCCCCCCTCCCCCACCTTGTGCGCCTCCATGCACGCCTCCCCCGACCTCGCGCAGGTGCTCGAGGAAAGCCTGAACAACCCCGACAGCTTCCGCGAGGTCTCCATCGTGCCGCTGGGCGATGCCGGCGCGGAATGGGGGAGCCTCACCTCCATCCCGATCAGTTCGCAGGAGCACCTGGTCGGGGTGATACACCTTATCCACCGCCCCCCCCACAGCTACGCCCCGGAAGAGTTGCGCTTCATGGAGACGGTGGGCAAGCAGATGGGGAGCATCATCGAGCAGATGAGGCTCTTCTCCGAGCTTACGTGGAAGAGCGAGGAGCTGCTGCGCTCACACCGGCTCCTGGAGAAGAGCAGCCACAACCTCTCCCTTTCCGAGTCGAAACTGAAGCAGAACCTTGCACTGGTGGAGCGGGCGCACCTGGAGCAGGTCCGGCTCGACCGCATGAAGAACCAGTTCCTGGGGATGGTCTCCCACGAGTTCAACACGCCGCTGACCAGCATCATCTCAGGCGTCGACCACCTGCTGCAGCAGGGGTGGAGTTCGCAGGAGGACGCCTGCCGGGTACTGGAGATGGTGCGCGACGGCGGGCTGAGGCTAAAGGCGCTGGTCGCCGACCTTTTGAAGCTGATCCGGCTGGAGTCGCGCCGGGAAGGGCTGGAGACCTCCGCGATCCACCTGAGGATGCTGCTCGAAAACCTCCTGGACCAGCTCCAGCCCCTGTTCGAGGAGCGCGGCCAGGTGGTGACGCTGCGCGACCTGGACCACCTCCCCTTTTTCCAGGGGGACTGCGGCTACCTGGAGCGGGTCTTCTACGAGCTCCTTTTGAACGCCATCCGCTTCAGCCCCGAGGGGGGCGAGATCGTGGTCAACGGCCGGGTGGTCCAGCGGGAAGACCTGCACCAGCGTTCCCACACCCTCCAGCGCTTCAACCCCGATTTCCTCAAGCGCTGCGGCGAGCGCTGTTACCTCGAAGTCGAGGTGCGCGACTGCGGCATCGGCATTCCGCTGCACGAGCAGCAGGGCATCTTCGAGATCTTCTACGAGGTGGGGGACATCAGGCACCATTCCAGCGGCAGGCGGCAAGGCAAGGGTGCCGGGCTCGGGCTCGCCATCGTCAAGGGGATGGTCGAGGCGCACGGCGGCATGGTCTGGGTGGAGAGCGACGACGGGAGTTCCTTCTTCCTCGTGCTGCCGCTGGAGCAGGAGCTGATCCAGCCGGCGCTGTTTTAA